The following proteins are encoded in a genomic region of Montipora foliosa isolate CH-2021 chromosome 10, ASM3666993v2, whole genome shotgun sequence:
- the LOC137972485 gene encoding ankyrin repeat domain-containing protein 1-like — MKRQGKKKEQNGSANGDSLQVPENQTVDNDDIPLVLVNNGTESAGTRKRSRAISRVSMSSDDEATKEKQGEEFLGQKSTMLHQLILNGKVEEIRKLLTKGTSVNTRDKSGKTPLHTAILSKQHTIVDMLLNHGADVTVTDDAGDTPLHTAIYVGSERLVLHRA; from the exons ATGAAGCGCCaagggaaaaagaaagagcaaaaTGGCTCTGCTAACGGTGATTCTTTACAAGTTCCGGAAAATCAAACGGTAGATAATGACGACATTCCTCTCGTATTAGTCAACAATGGAACAGAAAGCGCCGGCACGAGGAAACGGTCTCGTGCAATTAGCAGGGTATCCATGTCATCTGACGACGAAGCAACAAAAGAGAAACAAGGG GAAGAATTTCTAGGTCAAAAGTCAACCATGCTGCATCAGCTGATTTTGAATGGAAAGGTAGAAGAAATACGAAAACTCCTAACCAAGGGAACAA GTGTCAATACCAGAGATAAGTCTGGTAAAACTCCTCTTCATACGGCTATCCTTTCAAAACAACACACGATTGTAGATATGCTCCTAAATCACGGAGCTGACGTCACCGTGACAGATGATGCAGGCGACACTCCCTTACATACCGCAATCTATGTTGGAAGCGAGAGACTGGTACTG CACAGAGCATAG